The stretch of DNA TTTTCCGTTGCGAAGGTATTCATGACGACTTTGAGTTTTTGCTCAGAGTCAGGAACGCTAAGAAAAAGATTGTGATAAAGAATGTTGTCCTTGCGAATTTTGCTACAGGTGGCGCAAGCAACAACAAGAGCTTGAAAAAGTGTATAGGCCGAGTCAAGGACAGATACAAAGCGTATCGCAAAAACGGTTATAGCCCACTATACATCATCGAATGTGTTGGTATCGAAATTGCAAAGGCGATTTTGAGTTGATGAGGTTTATATGATTTCTGTTTGTATGCCTACCTACAATGGTGAAAAATATATAAGAGAGCAGATTGAAAGTATTTTGCCTCAACTTTCGGATATAGATGAACTGATTATATCAGATGATTCCTCATCAGATAATACATTGGGAATTGTAAAATCTTTCAACGATTGTCGAATAAAAATTTTTCAAGGACATTTTCATTCCCCTATATTTAATCTTGAAAACGCCTTAAAGAATGCAAAAGGCGATTATATATACACGGCAGATCAGGATGATGTTTGGAAACCAAATAAAGTGTCTGTAGTTCAAAAGTATCTAGAAAATTATGACTGTGTGGTTTCTGATGCTGTAGTTGTTGATTTAAACAGAAACGTAATAAACGATTCTTTTTTCAAATTAAGAAAAAGCCGACCCGGGAAAATATGGAATTTAATCCATAATTCTTATTTGGGATGCTGCATGGCATTTAACAAAAGAATTCTTGATATCGCATTGCCGTTCCCTAAAGACATTCCAATGCATGATATTTGGATTGGAGCTGTCGCGGATAATTTCGGAAAGCCTGTTTTTATAAAAGATAAGTTAATAGAGTATAGACGTCATGGAAACAACGCTAGTCCGGCTGCCGAAAAAAGTCGTTATTCTTTAATTGATAAAATTCGATTTCGTATGGCCATTGTTATGAATATAGGAAAAAGAAAAAATGAATGTAAATAAAATGATGTATGTGGCATTGGCTTATGATTTGTATAAAAAGAAAATTGATGGCCAAATATCTGCTTTTAACAGGAAAGGAATTGATGTATATCTGTGCTGCTACAATGGCTTAAAGAAGATATATCAATGTATTTTGTTTTGCAATAACGGGAAAAAAGTAGTTGATGAGGAATCAGATTTATTTAATAAGAGAAAATACACGAATTTTGTGTATAAATCAATGCAAAAATTTGGAGTGGATTCTGTTTATATAAGAAGACCGGGTATTTCGATTTTAACTTATGGGAAAATTATACGAAAAATCCGAAAAGATGGATTGAAATTCATATTTGAAATTCCTACGTATCCATTTGATTGCCCAGGAAATGGCATCGCAAGAAAACTTGCTCAGTTTGTTGAAAAGTTTTTTTTGAAGACATGGGTTTTTCCTTTTGCAGATTGTATACCCGTTTTTCTAAGAAATCGGAAAATAGTGTTGAACAAAAAAATGGTTCGTTCTTACAACTGTGTTGATTATGAACGATTTCAGCAATATGCTGAAGCCAATAGGGGTAACCATACTTCATTTAATATGTTGGCTGTTGCTTTTACCCAAAAATGGCATGGCTACGATAGAATCATTAAATCAATAGAGGCATATAAAGGCACTCGTCAAATCAATTTTACGTTATATGGTAATTTTTCAGATGAAACTCGAAAACTTATGGCGTATTGCAAAGCGAAAAATATTTCAAATGTAGAGTTTTTAGAAGAAAAGGATGTTCTGGATTTAGTTTCTTTTTATTCGTCTTTTGATATTGGTATAGGAACATTGGGTTTGCACAGAAATTCAAACACAAATCCGCAGGATTTGTGTGATACATCTATAAAAAATAAAGAATACTGTGCAATGGGATTACCATTTGTTCACGCTTCTATAGATGATTCTTTTGCAGAAAACTTCGCGTTTCATAGGTTAGTTCCTGATGATGAATCCTTGATTGATATTGATAGTTTGATACAATGGGTGGAATCTTTGAATATGACTGCTGCGTCTAGGGCTGAAATGCTGGAATATGCAAAACGATATTTAAGTTTTGACAATTATATAGATGGAATTCTACAGGCTTTAAAGAATTAAATGAATGACTTGCAAACAATAGTTTTTTATTTGCTTGTATTTTTTATAAGCATAGGGTTGTGTAGAGAATTGCAACCTAGGTTTGATTTGTATAGGGGTTCTGGAAGAATATTTCCTGCATTTATTGTTTGTTGTGTCGTTTCATTTCCATTAATTTTTGTTGCTGCTTTTAGGGATGTTAGTGTTGGTGTCGATACTCTTATGTATGCGATGAAGTATAATATTGTAAAAACAATGTCTTTGTCAGAAATGTTTGCTGATTATGGCGAAGATTATCTATATAGTTTAATCCTTTATGTTTCGTCACATTTGTTTGATAAACCATATGCATATTTTGGCTTGATGCAGGCGTTTGTCATAATTCCTTTATTAATGCTAAGCGTTAAATATTCAAATAAGGTTGATGTTTGGAAAATACTTGCGATTTATTGCTTTTGGTATTATAATGACTCGCTGAATATTATTAGGCAAATGGTTGCCGTTGTTTTTGTTTTTGTGGCGTTTGATTTTTTACAGGAACAAAAAAAATGGAAAGCTTTGCTTTTGTTTTTAATTGGATACGGATTTCATTCAAGTGCAATGATGATTGGTATTCCAATGTTTATCATTTACGCTGCTGTAAAAAAAAATCTGAGTTTGACAAAAAAAATAATAATCGTAGGACTTGTTGTTTTAGTTCTTGTACAAGGTCAAAATTTATTTGTGAACTTAATTGACGCAGGCGCTCTGTCTTCGAGATATAATTTATATGCGGATACCTTTATATCAGGAACATCACGAATGGTGAATTCCTGGATATCTGTGGGCTTTGGAGGTGTTTTCGAAAGTGTCTTTAGATCGTTAGTACTTTTGGCCGTGATAGTGTTTGTAAATAGAAATGATCGCTTCCGAGGATTTGATTTGTTCGCGTTATTTTTTGCTATAGGTATTCTTATATACTCTGTTGGGCTTATTTTCTACAAAACAGCTTACTTTGTTCGTCTTTCGCTTTACTTTGACATTTTTGGAATGTATCTGTTAGGCAGTTTGGATCAAAAAGGAACTCTCACAATCATAGATAATCATAGAATAGGCCTTTTCTCTTTTTGGATTTCGATTGTTTATTGGTTTACACATGTTTATTTGCTTACGCAAAGTCGAAGCATTCCTTACACGTTTACTCAATTTTAAGAAGGAATCAACAAAAATCTCATGACTGCACCACATAAAAAAATTTCCATTGTTTTTACATGTCATAATCGTGTTGAAAAAACAAAAAATTGCTTGGAAACAATCTCTAAAGCGGTTTCTTTATGTTCAGATTTATATGATGTATCTCTTTATGTGTGTGATGACGGATCTGATGACGGCACTAGAGAAATGTTACAGTCTTTTTCTTCGATTCCTTGTAAAATAGCTTGTGGGAATGGAAATCTTTTTTGGGCGAGGGGCATGGCGTTGGCTATGCAAATTGCTGAAAAAGATGCTGCTGATTACTATTTGTTCATCAATGATGATGTTTCTTTTTATCCCGATTTTCTAACAACAATTCTTAAAGATGTAAAAGAGAATTGTGCTGTGGTTGGTTGTACTTTGGATACGGAGGAAAAAATTTGTTCATACGGTGGCTTTACTTGGGAAGGGTGTATTAATAAAAGAAAAAATTATCGAAGAGTGACGCCTGAAAGTTTGAATAGGAATTGTAAATGGGCGAATTGGAATTGCTTTTTGCTGCCCCAAAAAATGTATGGAAAAATTGGAAAAATTGATGATTATTATGAGCACAGTTTTGCTGATTATGATTATTCAAATAGAATAGTAAATGCTGGCTTTGAAATGGTTGTTGCGGACAAATACATTGGCGTATGTAATCGTAATAGTCGTGAAGGAACATATCTTGATCTGAAATTGTCTATTGCCAAAAGATTCAGATTGTTGCACAAAAGAACAGGGTGTCCTCCAAAGTCAAGTTGGCATTATGCAAAAAAATTTTTCGGAATATATGCTCCGTTTGTTTTCTTGAAACCGTATGCGTATATAGTAGTCACCTCATTCCCTCTATACAAATGGAAAAAGAGAAAGTCATTAGCGTAAAAAATGTCACTTGTATTTAATGTCAATCACTAAAAAAGGAGTATTTGATTTTGTTGGATAAAAACTCAAAGATTTATGTTGCAGGTCACCATGGTTTGGTGGGTTCTGCAATTTGGAATAATTTGAAATCCCGTGGGTACAATAACCTTGTTGGCCGAACCCACAAGGAACTCGACCTTACCGACCAATATGCCGTAAAAAAATTCTTTGACGAAGAACGCCCCGATGCAGTAGTGCTCGCGGCAGCGTTTGTCGGTGGAATTATGGCAAACTCGCTTTACCGAGCCGATTTCATGATGATGAACATGAAAATCCAGTGCAACGTGTTCAGCGAGGCCTACGCGCACAACGTAAAGAAGTTTTTGTTCCTCGGCTCGACCTGCATTTATCCGAAAAACGCTCCGCAACCGATGAAAGAAGATGCACTGCTCACAAGCGAACTTGAATACACGAACGAAGAATACGCCATTGCAAAGATTGCTGGCCTCAAGATGTGCGAAAGTTACAACTTGCAGTATGGTACAAATTATCTCGCGGTAATGCCCACCAATCTTTACGGTCCCAACGACAACTTCCATCTGGAAAACAGCCACGTGATGCCAGCCATGATGCGCAAGGTCTATTTGGCTAAACTCATCCACGACAATGACTGGGAAAGTATCAAGGTGGATATGGACAAGCGTCCGGTCGAGGGCATCAGCGGTGAATGCTCTCGCGAAGAAATCCTGAAGGTTCTCGCCAAGTACGGCATCGAGAATAACAAGGTGACTCTCTGGGGAACAGGAAAGCCGCTCCGCGAATTCTTGTGGAGCGAGGACATGGCCGACGCCTCGGTACACGTGCTCTTGAACGTGAATTTCAGTGACATCATAGGCATTGAAAAATACTCCAGCGTACACTACGGCGCGAGTGTAGACGGCACTGTTGATCGTAACCACAGTGCCGGTCGCGGTGGGGCCATCCCGAAACTTGGTGAAATCCGTAACTGCCATATTAACGTCGGTACGGGCAAGGAACTCACTATCCGTGAACTTAGCGAACTCGTTGTGAAGGCTGTCGGTTTCGAAGGCGAAGTCGTGTTCGATGCAAGCAAGCCCGACGGCACTCCCCGCAAACTGATAGATGTAAGCAAACTCCATAGCCTGGGCTGGACACACAAGGTCGAAATCGACGAAGGTGTGCAGAAACTTTTCAACTGGTATAAACAGAGCCTCGCTCACTAATTTTATTAAGAAGGATTCTCTACATATGACGAAACGTAACGTAGCTCTTATCACAGGTGTCACCGGACAGGACGGCTCCTATCTCTCTGAATTCCTCTTGGCCAAGGGCTATGAGGTTCACGGCATTATCCGCCGTTCTTCCGTCGATTTCCGCGAACGCATTGCACATCTTGAAGGCAAGCCAAACTTCCATTTGCACTACGCCGACATGGGCGACTCCATGAGCCTCGTGAAGGTCGTGGGAAAGGTCCTGCCGACCGAAATTTACAACCTCGCGGCACAGAGCCACGTGCAAGTTTCTTTTGATTCCCCGGAATTTACTGCTGACGTGGATGCCACGGGCGTGCTCCGCGTTTTGGAAGCTGTGCGCACCAACCACCTTGAAAAGACCTGCCGCATTTATCAGGCATCGACTAGCGAACTCTACGGCAAGGTCGAAGAAGTCCCGCAGAACGAAAATACTCCGTTCCACCCGTACAGCCCCTACGCAGTGGCCAAGCTTTACGGCT from uncultured Fibrobacter sp. encodes:
- a CDS encoding glycosyltransferase family 2 protein, yielding MISVCMPTYNGEKYIREQIESILPQLSDIDELIISDDSSSDNTLGIVKSFNDCRIKIFQGHFHSPIFNLENALKNAKGDYIYTADQDDVWKPNKVSVVQKYLENYDCVVSDAVVVDLNRNVINDSFFKLRKSRPGKIWNLIHNSYLGCCMAFNKRILDIALPFPKDIPMHDIWIGAVADNFGKPVFIKDKLIEYRRHGNNASPAAEKSRYSLIDKIRFRMAIVMNIGKRKNECK
- a CDS encoding EpsG family protein → MNDLQTIVFYLLVFFISIGLCRELQPRFDLYRGSGRIFPAFIVCCVVSFPLIFVAAFRDVSVGVDTLMYAMKYNIVKTMSLSEMFADYGEDYLYSLILYVSSHLFDKPYAYFGLMQAFVIIPLLMLSVKYSNKVDVWKILAIYCFWYYNDSLNIIRQMVAVVFVFVAFDFLQEQKKWKALLLFLIGYGFHSSAMMIGIPMFIIYAAVKKNLSLTKKIIIVGLVVLVLVQGQNLFVNLIDAGALSSRYNLYADTFISGTSRMVNSWISVGFGGVFESVFRSLVLLAVIVFVNRNDRFRGFDLFALFFAIGILIYSVGLIFYKTAYFVRLSLYFDIFGMYLLGSLDQKGTLTIIDNHRIGLFSFWISIVYWFTHVYLLTQSRSIPYTFTQF
- a CDS encoding glycosyltransferase family 2 protein: MTAPHKKISIVFTCHNRVEKTKNCLETISKAVSLCSDLYDVSLYVCDDGSDDGTREMLQSFSSIPCKIACGNGNLFWARGMALAMQIAEKDAADYYLFINDDVSFYPDFLTTILKDVKENCAVVGCTLDTEEKICSYGGFTWEGCINKRKNYRRVTPESLNRNCKWANWNCFLLPQKMYGKIGKIDDYYEHSFADYDYSNRIVNAGFEMVVADKYIGVCNRNSREGTYLDLKLSIAKRFRLLHKRTGCPPKSSWHYAKKFFGIYAPFVFLKPYAYIVVTSFPLYKWKKRKSLA
- a CDS encoding GDP-L-fucose synthase; translation: MLDKNSKIYVAGHHGLVGSAIWNNLKSRGYNNLVGRTHKELDLTDQYAVKKFFDEERPDAVVLAAAFVGGIMANSLYRADFMMMNMKIQCNVFSEAYAHNVKKFLFLGSTCIYPKNAPQPMKEDALLTSELEYTNEEYAIAKIAGLKMCESYNLQYGTNYLAVMPTNLYGPNDNFHLENSHVMPAMMRKVYLAKLIHDNDWESIKVDMDKRPVEGISGECSREEILKVLAKYGIENNKVTLWGTGKPLREFLWSEDMADASVHVLLNVNFSDIIGIEKYSSVHYGASVDGTVDRNHSAGRGGAIPKLGEIRNCHINVGTGKELTIRELSELVVKAVGFEGEVVFDASKPDGTPRKLIDVSKLHSLGWTHKVEIDEGVQKLFNWYKQSLAH